One Mercurialis annua linkage group LG3, ddMerAnnu1.2, whole genome shotgun sequence DNA window includes the following coding sequences:
- the LOC126671128 gene encoding acetylajmalan esterase-like: MACSAKTLLATVLIWFLHLPYAYTLEPRCLFNRIYQLGDSISDVGNLKRQNPKFGCALPPYGQNFFHKETGRCSNGLLIIDYIAQSARIPFLGAYLNPNAKFEGGVNFAVAGSTALPADVLAKRKIFNPATNNSLAAQLDWMSTYFNTTCYKSSDCTKKLKSSLFMVGEIGGNDYNYVLLQNKTIQDVNSMVPEVVLAIKDAVKNMKTNTIILNVVIVVSLLVLCCKAQDLKACKFDRIYQLGDSLSDTGNSIVELPQAYHARLPYGETIGKATGRASDGYLMIDYIAQSAGLPLLEPYENLNSTLIYGADFSVAGVTALSMEKLLELKLDLGYSNSSLSVQLEWLRKTLSYVCNATKDCQEKLKSSLFVVGIGPNDYSRALWTGGSIDKIKAIMTPVVVQTIKDGIQTMINYGASKIVFAGAYPHGCSPSYLSAFLNSSSATDSFGCLKDYNDVFAHHNDQLQKAFEVLRIVNPNATIIYNDVYIATYTIIENLPTLGFKTYRKACCGIGGEFNVSPGLDKMCGAKGIPVCTNPKEHVFWDGAHFTHQANKVLSDYLIKEMLSKLQCTV; encoded by the exons ATGGCTTGTTCTGCCAAAACTTTATTGGCCACTGTTCTAATCTGGTTCTTGCATCTTCCATATGCATATACCCTCGAGCCTCGCTGTTTATTCAATAGGATTTATCAACTAGGTGACTCCATATCCGACGTCGGAAATTTGAAACGGCAAAACCCTAAATTTGGGTGTGCTCTGCCGCCTTATGGCCAAAACTTTTTCCACAAGGAAACCGGTCGATGCTCTAACGGACTGTTGATCATTGATTACATCG CACAATCAGCTCGTATTCCTTTTCTCGGCGCCTACCTGAATCCGAACGCTAAATTCGAGGGTGGAGTGAACTTTGCTGTTGCTGGTTCAACTGCATTACCTGCAGATGTTCTAGCAAAAAGAAAAATCTTCAATCCGGCCACAAATAATTCTCTAGCTGCACAGCTTGATTGGATGTCAACTTATTTTAACACAACATGTTACAAAAGTTCAG ATTGCACTAAGAAACTCAAATCATCTCTCTTTATGGTTGGAGAGATTGGAGGCAATGATTATAATTATGTATTATTGCAAAATAAAACTATTCAAGATGTTAATTCAATGGTGCCTGAGGTTGTCCTAGCCATTAAAGATGCTGTTAAG AACATGAAGACAAACACAATAATTTTGAATGTTGTTATAGTTGTCTCATTGTTAGTCCTTTGTTGCAAAGCACAGGATCTCAAGGCTTGTAAATTTGATAGAATATATCAATTAGGTGATTCTCTTTCGGATACCGGAAATTCTATAGTGGAACTCCCTCAAGCTTATCATGCTCGATTGCCTTATGGTGAAACTATCGGAAAGGCAACCGGTAGAGCTTCAGACGGATATTTAATGATTGATTATATAG CAcaatctgctggtcttccactGCTCGAGCCCTACGAGAATTtaaattcaacattaatttatGGAGCTGATTTTTCAGTTGCTGGCGTCACAGCCTTATCTATGGAAAAACTATTAGAACTAAAACTTGATCTCGGATACTCTAATAGCTCTCTTAGTGTTCAGCTTGAATGGCTTAGAAAAACTCTATCGTACGTCTGCAATGCTACTAAAG ATTGTCAAGAGAAACTGAAATCGTCCCTGTTTGTGGTTGGAATTGGACCAAATGATTATAGTCGTGCACTGTGGACGGGCGGCAGTATTGACAAAATTAAGGCAATAATGACACCAGTAGTTGTGCAAACCATTAAAGATGGTATACAA ACAATGATCAACTATGGTGCTAGTAAAATAGTTTTCGCCGGAGCCTACCCACACGGTTGCTCACCATCCTACCTATCGGCTTTTTTAAATTCATCTTCCGCTACTGATTCATTTGGGTGTTTAAAGGATTATAATGATGTTTTCGCACACCATAACGATCAACTTCAAAAAGCTTTTGAAGTATTACGAATTGTAAATCCAAATGCGACCATTATTTACAATGATGTATATATTGCAACATATACAATAATCGAAAATCTTCCAACTCTTG GATTTAAGACATATAGAAAAGCTTGTTGTGGAATTGGAGGTGAATTTAATGTTAGTCCTGGACTGGATAAAATGTGTGGAGCTAAAGGTATACCGGTTTGTACGAATCCTAAAGAACACGTATTTTGGGACGGAGCTCATTTCACTCATCAAGCTAATAAAGTTTTATCGGATTATCTTATAAAAGAAATGCTATCTAAACTTCAATGTACAGTTTGa
- the LOC126671526 gene encoding 60S ribosomal protein L22-2: MSKGGAAAGATKGKKKGATFTIECAKPVEDKIMDIASLEKFLQERIKVGGKAGALGDSVTVTREKTKITVTSDSNFSKRYLKYLTKKYLKKHNVRDWLRVIASNKDRNVYELRYFNIAENEGEEED, translated from the exons ATGAGTAAAGGAGGCGCGGCGGCCGGAGCAACTAAAGGGAAGAAGAAGGGCGCAACGTTCACAATAGAATGTGCGAAACCAGTTGAAGATAAGATTATGGACATAGCTTCTCTTGAGAAGTTTCTTCAAGAGCGAATTAAGGTCGGCGGTAAAGCCGGTGCTCTTGGTGATTCCGTCACCGTCACTCGTGAGAAGACTAAGATCACCGTCACATCTGATTCTAACTTCTCCAAGAG GTATCTCAAGTACTTAACCAAGAAGTACCTAAAGAAACACAATGTTAGGGATTGGCTTCGAGTGATTGCATCCAACAAAGATCGTAATGTATACGAATTGAGGTACTTCAATATCGCTGAGAATGAGGGAGAGGAGGAAGACTGA
- the LOC126671612 gene encoding acetylajmalan esterase-like — protein sequence MDASKFTLSIINFTVLLLLSHSYGASLEACKFDRIFQLGDSLSDTGNSIVEIPQAFHGRFPYGETIGKATGRPSDGYLMIDFIAQSAGLPLVEPYENRNSTLTHGADFSVAGVTALSNAQLKALNLDPGYSNSTFDVQLVWLKKHLSTFCNDIKDCQEKLKSTLFMVGTIGPNDVSRGMGKLSLSEINKNVVPAAVKTIKDGAQTVINYGASRLVVPNGYPQGCAPSFLTMFNSTVVDSFGCLKEYNDLFASFNDQLRVAVDELQKENPTVTIAYADLYSATFSIIKNFSALGFKTFNKACCGIGGQYNAEGGMDKMCGAKGVPFCPNPQEHVFWDGGHFTQHANKILSETLIAEMLPKLKCQA from the exons ATGGATGCTTCAAAATTTACCCTTTCTATAATCAACTTTACAGTCTTGTTGCTACTTTCACATTCATACGGGGCTTCTCTCGAGGCCTGTAAATTTGATAGAATTTTTCAGCTGGGTGATTCCCTCTCCGATACCGGAAATTCCATCGTCGAAATTCCACAAGCTTTTCATGGTCGATTTCCTTATGGTGAAACTATCGGAAAGGCAACGGGTAGACCGTCAGATGGATATCTTATGATTGATTTCATAG CCCAATCTGCTGGTCTTCCTTTGGTTGAGCCTTATGAAAATCGTAATTCGACACTTACACATGGAGCAGATTTTTCAGTTGCGGGTGTTACAGCGTTGTCTAATGCACAACTAAAAGCATTAAATCTTGATCCTGGCTACTCTAACAGCACCTTTGATGTTCAGCTTGTATGGCTAAAAAAACATTTATCCACCTTCTGCAATGATATAAAAG ATTGTCAAGAGAAACTTAAATCAACCCTCTTTATGGTCGGCACTATTGGACCAAATGATGTCAGCCGTGGAATGGGTAAACTCAGCCTTAGTGAAATTAACAAAAATGTGGTACCTGCAGCTGTCAAAACCATTAAAGATGGTGCCCAG ACCGTGATTAATTACGGAGCTAGTCGACTAGTTGTCCCTAACGGCTACCCGCAAGGTTGCGCACCGTCCTTTTTGACAATGTTTAATTCCACCGTTGTTGATTCTTTCGGGTGTTTAAAGGAATACAACGATCTCTTTGCATCTTTCAATGACCAATTGAGAGTAGCAGTTGACGAATTACAAAAAGAGAATCCGACTGTAACTATCGCTTATGCTGATTTATACAGCGCAACATTTTcaataattaagaatttttcgGCTCTTg GATTTAAAACCTTTAACAAAGCTTGTTGTGGAATTGGAGGTCAATATAATGCTGAAGGTGGAATGGATAAAATGTGCGGAGCTAAAGGCGTACCGTTTTGCCCTAATCCTCAAGAACACGTGTTTTGGGACGGAGGCCATTTTACTCAGCATGCTAACAAAATTTTATCAGAAACGTTGATAGCAGAAATGTTGCCTAAACTTAAATGTCAAGCTTGA
- the LOC126671527 gene encoding uncharacterized protein LOC126671527, which produces MADVKSKFESAREWVVDHKLRAVGCLWLSGVAGSIAYNWSQPNMKTSVRLIHARLHAQALTLAALAGAAVVEYYDHRSGAKAERYAGYIPHKDAK; this is translated from the exons ATGGCCGATGTTAAGAGCAAATTTGAGTCTGCGAGGGAATGGGTTGTCGATCACAAGCTTAGAGCTGttg GGTGTCTATGGCTTAGTGGAGTTGCTGGTTCAATCGCTTATAATTGGTCTCAACCCAATATGAAAACCAGTGTCAGGCTTATTCACGCCag GTTGCACGCACAGGCGCTTACGCTGGCTGCATTAGCTGGTGCAGCGGTGGTAGAGTACTATGATCATAGAAGTGGAGCAAAGGCTGAACGATATGCAGGGTACATCCCTCACAAGGACGCCAAATGA